From Calonectris borealis chromosome 9, bCalBor7.hap1.2, whole genome shotgun sequence, one genomic window encodes:
- the RNF7 gene encoding RING-box protein 2 isoform X1, giving the protein MADVEDGDEPGAPHSHPGSAGSKAGAPDKMFSLKKWNAVAMWSWDVECDTCAICRVQVMDACLRCQAENKQEDCVVVWGECNHSFHNCCMSLWVKQNNRCPLCQQDWVVQRIGK; this is encoded by the exons ATGGCCGATGTGGAGGACGGGGACGAGCCGGGCGCCCCCCACTCGCACCCGGGCTCTGCGGGCTCCAAGGCGGGCGCCCCCGACAAGATGTTCTCGCTGAAGAAGTGGAACGCGGTGGCCATGTGGAGCTGGGACGTGGAGTGCGACACCTGCGCCATTTGCCGGGTGCAGGTCATGG ATGCCTGTCTTAGATGTCaagctgaaaacaaacaagaagattGTGTTG tggTTTGGGGAGAATGCAATCATTCCTTCCACAATTGCTGCATGTCCTTGTGGGTGAAACAGAATAATCGATGTCCCCTCTGCCAGCAGGACTGGGTAGTCCAGAGAATAGGCAAATAA
- the RNF7 gene encoding RING-box protein 2 isoform X2: MADVEDGDEPGAPHSHPGSAGSKAGAPDKMFSLKKWNAVAMWSWDVECDTCAICRVQMPVLDVKLKTNKKIVLWFGENAIIPSTIAACPCG; this comes from the exons ATGGCCGATGTGGAGGACGGGGACGAGCCGGGCGCCCCCCACTCGCACCCGGGCTCTGCGGGCTCCAAGGCGGGCGCCCCCGACAAGATGTTCTCGCTGAAGAAGTGGAACGCGGTGGCCATGTGGAGCTGGGACGTGGAGTGCGACACCTGCGCCATTTGCCGGGTGCAG ATGCCTGTCTTAGATGTCaagctgaaaacaaacaagaagattGTGTTG tggTTTGGGGAGAATGCAATCATTCCTTCCACAATTGCTGCATGTCCTTGTGGGTGA
- the GRK7 gene encoding rhodopsin kinase GRK7 isoform X3: MQKQLVSLVFFRSPHTSRAGRSAGQLQHSTWARYSFCLNQALPPQELVKMCDMGGLDNLIANTAYLQARKSGDGDTKEMQKRRKSLSLPRIDQCSEVRQSIVADYDSICEQQPIGKKIFRDFLETVSEYLVARDFLDEVSNWELAEDNVKSSTMENMITNFLKAGSKNYLAFMSSDLASKCQAATAKDYENIMQLAKEETKLFLKGKPFQDFQTSPFYDKFLQWKVFEKQPVTEKYFYEFRVLGKGGFGEVCAIQVKNTGKMYACKKLDKKRLKKKSGEKMALLEKEILEKVNSPFIVTLAYAYESKSHLCLVMSLMNGGDLKYHIYNVGERGLEMNRVIYYSAQITCGILHLHSIKIVYRDMKPENVLLDDNGNCRLSDLGLAVQVKEGKSITQRRSVGKGRDLNPVSPHLPISMLMKAPESSVSFSPASARSWDNSGVQGTLRSRDSSLNRMYECTYVWASFCSEVWCAKYPLTVLGTECT, from the exons ATGCAAAAGCAGTTAGTCTCACTGGTGTTTTTCAGAAGCCCCCACACATCACGAGCAGGGAGAAGTGCAGGGCAGCTACAGCACAGCACTTGGGCCCGTTACTCGTTTTGTCTCAACCAGGCTCTGCCACCCCAAGAGCTTGTCAAGATGTGTGACATGGGGGGGCTTGACAACCTGATTGCCAACACAGCCTATCTGCAGGCAAGGAAGAGTGGTGATGGAGACACCAAGGAGATGCAGAAAAGACGTAAGAGCCTCTCACTGCCCAGGATTGATCAATGCAGTGAGGTTAGACAGTCCATTGTTGCTGATTATGACAGCATCTGTGAGCAGCAGCCCATTGGCAAGAAAATCTTCAGAGACTTCTTGGAGACAGTGTCAGAATATTTGGTAGCTAGGGACTTCCTGGATGAGGTGTCAAACTGGGAGTTGGCAGAGGACAATGTCAAGAGCAGTACCATGGAGAATATGATCACCAATTTTCTTAAGGCAGGCTCCAAAAACTATCTGGCTTTCATGAGCTCTGACTTGGCCAGCAAATGCCAGGCAGCTACTGCGAAAGACTATGAGAACATCATGCAGCTGGCCAAGGAGGAAACCAAACTCTTCCTTAAAGGCAAGCCCTTCCAGGACTTCCAAACCAGCCCCTTCTATGACAAATTCCTCCAATGGAAAGTTTTTGAGAAGCAGCCGGTAACTGAGAAATACTTCTATGAGTTCCGAGTGCTGGGCAAAGGTGGCTTCGGAGAG GTTTGTGCCATCCAGGTGAAAAATACTGGCAAGATGTATGCCTGCAAGAAGCTGGATAAGAAAaggttgaaaaagaaaagtggagaGAAGATGGCACTACTGGAGAAAGAGATCCTGGAGAAGGTCAACAGCCCTTTCATAGTTACACTAGCTTATGCCTATGAGAGCAAAAGCCATCTGTGTCTTGTCATGAGCCTCATGAATGGAGGGGATCTGAAGTATCACATCTATAATGTGGGAGAAAGGGGTTTGGAAATGAACAGGGTCATCTATTACTCAGCTCAGATCACCTGTGGGATTCTGCATCTCCATTCCATCAAGATTGTGTACCGGGACATGAAACCAGAAAATGTCCTCCTGGATGATAACGGTAATTGCAGACTGTCTGATCTTGGATTGGCAGTGCAAGTCAAAGAGGGAAAAAGCATCACTCAGAGG AGATCTGTGGGAAAAGGTAGAGATCTAAATCCCGTTTCTCCTCATTTGCCCATTTCTATGCTGATGAAAGCTCCAGAgagttctgtttctttctcccctGCATCTGCTAGAAGCTGGGATAACAGTGGTGTTCAAGGGACCCTCCGGTCTCGGGACAGCAGTCTGAATAGGATGTATGAGTGTACTTATGTGTGGGCCTCGTTCTGCTCGGAGGTGTGGTGTGCCAAGTACCCGTTGACTGTACTGGGAACTGAGTGCACTTAG
- the GRK7 gene encoding rhodopsin kinase GRK7 isoform X2, whose translation MQKQLVSLVFFRSPHTSRAGRSAGQLQHSTWARYSFCLNQALPPQELVKMCDMGGLDNLIANTAYLQARKSGDGDTKEMQKRRKSLSLPRIDQCSEVRQSIVADYDSICEQQPIGKKIFRDFLETVSEYLVARDFLDEVSNWELAEDNVKSSTMENMITNFLKAGSKNYLAFMSSDLASKCQAATAKDYENIMQLAKEETKLFLKGKPFQDFQTSPFYDKFLQWKVFEKQPVTEKYFYEFRVLGKGGFGEVCAIQVKNTGKMYACKKLDKKRLKKKSGEKMALLEKEILEKVNSPFIVTLAYAYESKSHLCLVMSLMNGGDLKYHIYNVGERGLEMNRVIYYSAQITCGILHLHSIKIVYRDMKPENVLLDDNGNCRLSDLGLAVQVKEGKSITQRAGTNGYMAPEILKEEDYSYPVDWFAMGCSIYEMVAGRTPFKDFKEKVGKDEVKRRTLEDEVKFEHANFTEEAKDICRLFLAKKTENRLGSRKREVESFEDNMEIRNFVAIV comes from the exons ATGCAAAAGCAGTTAGTCTCACTGGTGTTTTTCAGAAGCCCCCACACATCACGAGCAGGGAGAAGTGCAGGGCAGCTACAGCACAGCACTTGGGCCCGTTACTCGTTTTGTCTCAACCAGGCTCTGCCACCCCAAGAGCTTGTCAAGATGTGTGACATGGGGGGGCTTGACAACCTGATTGCCAACACAGCCTATCTGCAGGCAAGGAAGAGTGGTGATGGAGACACCAAGGAGATGCAGAAAAGACGTAAGAGCCTCTCACTGCCCAGGATTGATCAATGCAGTGAGGTTAGACAGTCCATTGTTGCTGATTATGACAGCATCTGTGAGCAGCAGCCCATTGGCAAGAAAATCTTCAGAGACTTCTTGGAGACAGTGTCAGAATATTTGGTAGCTAGGGACTTCCTGGATGAGGTGTCAAACTGGGAGTTGGCAGAGGACAATGTCAAGAGCAGTACCATGGAGAATATGATCACCAATTTTCTTAAGGCAGGCTCCAAAAACTATCTGGCTTTCATGAGCTCTGACTTGGCCAGCAAATGCCAGGCAGCTACTGCGAAAGACTATGAGAACATCATGCAGCTGGCCAAGGAGGAAACCAAACTCTTCCTTAAAGGCAAGCCCTTCCAGGACTTCCAAACCAGCCCCTTCTATGACAAATTCCTCCAATGGAAAGTTTTTGAGAAGCAGCCGGTAACTGAGAAATACTTCTATGAGTTCCGAGTGCTGGGCAAAGGTGGCTTCGGAGAG GTTTGTGCCATCCAGGTGAAAAATACTGGCAAGATGTATGCCTGCAAGAAGCTGGATAAGAAAaggttgaaaaagaaaagtggagaGAAGATGGCACTACTGGAGAAAGAGATCCTGGAGAAGGTCAACAGCCCTTTCATAGTTACACTAGCTTATGCCTATGAGAGCAAAAGCCATCTGTGTCTTGTCATGAGCCTCATGAATGGAGGGGATCTGAAGTATCACATCTATAATGTGGGAGAAAGGGGTTTGGAAATGAACAGGGTCATCTATTACTCAGCTCAGATCACCTGTGGGATTCTGCATCTCCATTCCATCAAGATTGTGTACCGGGACATGAAACCAGAAAATGTCCTCCTGGATGATAACGGTAATTGCAGACTGTCTGATCTTGGATTGGCAGTGCAAGTCAAAGAGGGAAAAAGCATCACTCAGAGG GCTGGGACAAATGGTTATATGGCTCCGGAAATCCTGAAGGAAGAAGATTACAGCTATCCTGTGGACTGGTTTGCTATGGGGTGTAGCATTTACGAGATGGTGGCTGGGCGAACACCATTCAAGGATTTCAAAGAAAAGGTCGGTAAGGATGAGGTTAAAAGAAGAACTTTGGAAGATGAGGTGAAATTTGAACATGCCAACTTTACAGAGGAAGCGAAAGATATTTGCCGACTGTTTTTGGCTAAGAAAACAGAGAATCGTTTAGGAAGCAG GAAGAGAGAGGTGGAAAGTTTCGAAGATAATATGGAAATAAGGAATTTTGTTGCAATAGTGTGA
- the GRK7 gene encoding rhodopsin kinase GRK7 isoform X1 gives MQKQLVSLVFFRSPHTSRAGRSAGQLQHSTWARYSFCLNQALPPQELVKMCDMGGLDNLIANTAYLQARKSGDGDTKEMQKRRKSLSLPRIDQCSEVRQSIVADYDSICEQQPIGKKIFRDFLETVSEYLVARDFLDEVSNWELAEDNVKSSTMENMITNFLKAGSKNYLAFMSSDLASKCQAATAKDYENIMQLAKEETKLFLKGKPFQDFQTSPFYDKFLQWKVFEKQPVTEKYFYEFRVLGKGGFGEVCAIQVKNTGKMYACKKLDKKRLKKKSGEKMALLEKEILEKVNSPFIVTLAYAYESKSHLCLVMSLMNGGDLKYHIYNVGERGLEMNRVIYYSAQITCGILHLHSIKIVYRDMKPENVLLDDNGNCRLSDLGLAVQVKEGKSITQRAGTNGYMAPEILKEEDYSYPVDWFAMGCSIYEMVAGRTPFKDFKEKVGKDEVKRRTLEDEVKFEHANFTEEAKDICRLFLAKKTENRLGSRNEDDDPRKHSFFKTINFHRLEANLIDPPFVPDPSVVYAKDVADIADFSEVRGIEFDDKDKKFFKKFATGAVPIAWQEEIIETGLFEELNDPNRVDSGGYANGGEAKSGVCLLL, from the exons ATGCAAAAGCAGTTAGTCTCACTGGTGTTTTTCAGAAGCCCCCACACATCACGAGCAGGGAGAAGTGCAGGGCAGCTACAGCACAGCACTTGGGCCCGTTACTCGTTTTGTCTCAACCAGGCTCTGCCACCCCAAGAGCTTGTCAAGATGTGTGACATGGGGGGGCTTGACAACCTGATTGCCAACACAGCCTATCTGCAGGCAAGGAAGAGTGGTGATGGAGACACCAAGGAGATGCAGAAAAGACGTAAGAGCCTCTCACTGCCCAGGATTGATCAATGCAGTGAGGTTAGACAGTCCATTGTTGCTGATTATGACAGCATCTGTGAGCAGCAGCCCATTGGCAAGAAAATCTTCAGAGACTTCTTGGAGACAGTGTCAGAATATTTGGTAGCTAGGGACTTCCTGGATGAGGTGTCAAACTGGGAGTTGGCAGAGGACAATGTCAAGAGCAGTACCATGGAGAATATGATCACCAATTTTCTTAAGGCAGGCTCCAAAAACTATCTGGCTTTCATGAGCTCTGACTTGGCCAGCAAATGCCAGGCAGCTACTGCGAAAGACTATGAGAACATCATGCAGCTGGCCAAGGAGGAAACCAAACTCTTCCTTAAAGGCAAGCCCTTCCAGGACTTCCAAACCAGCCCCTTCTATGACAAATTCCTCCAATGGAAAGTTTTTGAGAAGCAGCCGGTAACTGAGAAATACTTCTATGAGTTCCGAGTGCTGGGCAAAGGTGGCTTCGGAGAG GTTTGTGCCATCCAGGTGAAAAATACTGGCAAGATGTATGCCTGCAAGAAGCTGGATAAGAAAaggttgaaaaagaaaagtggagaGAAGATGGCACTACTGGAGAAAGAGATCCTGGAGAAGGTCAACAGCCCTTTCATAGTTACACTAGCTTATGCCTATGAGAGCAAAAGCCATCTGTGTCTTGTCATGAGCCTCATGAATGGAGGGGATCTGAAGTATCACATCTATAATGTGGGAGAAAGGGGTTTGGAAATGAACAGGGTCATCTATTACTCAGCTCAGATCACCTGTGGGATTCTGCATCTCCATTCCATCAAGATTGTGTACCGGGACATGAAACCAGAAAATGTCCTCCTGGATGATAACGGTAATTGCAGACTGTCTGATCTTGGATTGGCAGTGCAAGTCAAAGAGGGAAAAAGCATCACTCAGAGG GCTGGGACAAATGGTTATATGGCTCCGGAAATCCTGAAGGAAGAAGATTACAGCTATCCTGTGGACTGGTTTGCTATGGGGTGTAGCATTTACGAGATGGTGGCTGGGCGAACACCATTCAAGGATTTCAAAGAAAAGGTCGGTAAGGATGAGGTTAAAAGAAGAACTTTGGAAGATGAGGTGAAATTTGAACATGCCAACTTTACAGAGGAAGCGAAAGATATTTGCCGACTGTTTTTGGCTAAGAAAACAGAGAATCGTTTAGGAAGCAG AAATGAAGATGATGACCCAAGAAAACATAGTTTCTTCAAAACAATAAATTTCCACAGGCTAGAGGCAAACCTTATTGACCCTCCATTTGTGCCAGATCCATCTGTTGTCTATGCCAAAGATGTTGCAGACATTGCTGACTTCTCTGAAGTACGAGGAATTGAGTTTGATGACAAAGATAAGAAGTTCTTCAAAAAGTTTGCGACAGGTGCTGTCCCTATAGCCTGGCAGGAAGAAATTATTGAAACAGGACTGTTTGAAGAACTGAATGATCCTAACAGAGTAGATTCCGGGGGATACGCAAATGGAGGTGAAGCTAAGTCAGGAGTTTGTTTGTTGTTATAA